The following are encoded in a window of Flavobacterium cupriresistens genomic DNA:
- the metH gene encoding methionine synthase: MAENRRDLVLAGLEPLIITPQSVFVNIGERTNVTGSRKFLRLIKEEKYDEALDIARQQVEGGAQIIDINMDEGMLDGVQAMTKFLNLIASEPDISRVPIMIDSSKWEIIEAGLKVVQGKSVVNSISLKEGEEAFIHHAKLIKRYGAAAIIMAFDEVGQADNFDRRVEICQRSYDILVNKVNFPPQDIIFDLNIFPVATGMEEHRLNALDFFRGTKWVRDNLPHAHISGGVSNVSFSFRGNDHVREAMHSVFLYHAIKNGMTMGIVNPEMLSIYDDIPKDLLEHVEDVILDRRDDATERLLDFAENVKGEVKSDEKAIQEWRLGTVQERITHSLVKGVDAFIEEDVEEARLAAVKPIEVIEINLMTGMNVVGDLFGSGKMFLPQVVKSARVMKKAVAYLLPYIEASKQAGDKSGNGKILMATVKGDVHDIGKNIVSVVLACNNYEIVDLGVMVPPEKIIAAAIEHNVDIIGLSGLITPSLDEMVYLAKELDKQGIKIPIMIGGATTSRAHTAVKIAPQYRETVIHVNDASRAVTVAGNLLDHNRKIYASDIRAEYDSFRETFLNRSRDKNFLTIEQARKNKLQLDWEEYKPVTPKVIGKQIVEVELDVLVPYIDWTPFFRTWELFGKYPAILTDEVVGKEATSVFADAQAMLKVILEEKKLSAKGIYGIFPCNQVDDDDIELRDENGKVLEKFLTLRQQSQKTKGAPNIALSDFILPKDSGVTDYMGAFCVTTGFGVDEWAAEFERDLDDYNSIMVKALADRFAEAFAEYLHEQVRMAYWGYDPGETLSKEDLIEENYKGIRPAPGYPACPDHLEKPTIWKLLNVAEEIGVTLTESMAMWPASSVSGYYFGNPKSKYFGLGKIKEDQVIDYAKRRSVPTDYAMKWLNPNIAD, encoded by the coding sequence ATGGCAGAAAATAGAAGAGACCTTGTATTAGCAGGATTAGAACCGTTGATTATTACACCTCAAAGTGTTTTTGTAAACATTGGAGAACGTACGAATGTAACCGGTTCAAGAAAATTCCTTCGTCTGATCAAGGAAGAGAAATATGACGAGGCACTTGATATTGCAAGACAACAAGTAGAAGGTGGAGCACAAATCATCGATATTAATATGGATGAGGGAATGCTTGATGGTGTTCAGGCAATGACAAAATTCCTGAATTTAATAGCATCAGAACCGGATATTTCGAGAGTTCCAATTATGATCGACAGTTCAAAATGGGAAATCATTGAGGCGGGTCTTAAAGTAGTACAAGGAAAAAGTGTGGTCAACTCCATTTCATTAAAAGAAGGAGAAGAAGCATTCATTCATCATGCCAAATTAATCAAACGGTACGGAGCAGCGGCAATCATCATGGCTTTTGACGAAGTGGGTCAGGCCGATAATTTTGATCGTAGAGTCGAAATCTGTCAGCGTTCGTACGATATTTTAGTTAATAAAGTCAATTTTCCTCCGCAGGATATCATTTTCGATTTAAATATTTTCCCCGTTGCAACCGGAATGGAAGAACATCGCTTAAATGCTTTGGACTTTTTCAGAGGAACAAAATGGGTTCGTGATAATTTGCCTCACGCACATATCAGTGGTGGAGTTAGTAACGTTTCATTCTCTTTTAGAGGGAACGATCATGTTCGGGAAGCCATGCACTCGGTGTTTTTATATCATGCCATTAAAAACGGAATGACAATGGGAATCGTAAATCCTGAAATGCTTTCGATTTACGATGATATTCCAAAAGACCTGCTAGAACACGTAGAAGACGTAATTTTAGACAGGCGTGATGATGCAACGGAAAGACTTTTAGATTTTGCAGAAAATGTAAAAGGAGAAGTAAAAAGCGACGAAAAAGCAATTCAGGAATGGCGTTTAGGAACCGTTCAGGAACGTATTACGCATTCATTAGTAAAAGGAGTTGATGCTTTTATTGAAGAAGATGTAGAAGAAGCCCGTTTAGCAGCCGTAAAACCAATTGAAGTTATCGAAATCAATTTGATGACAGGAATGAATGTCGTAGGAGATTTATTCGGAAGCGGAAAAATGTTCCTGCCACAGGTAGTAAAATCGGCACGTGTAATGAAAAAAGCCGTTGCTTATTTATTGCCTTATATTGAAGCCAGTAAACAAGCCGGGGACAAATCAGGAAACGGAAAAATCCTAATGGCAACCGTAAAAGGAGACGTTCACGATATTGGTAAAAACATTGTATCGGTCGTATTGGCCTGTAACAATTATGAAATTGTTGATTTAGGAGTAATGGTGCCTCCGGAAAAAATCATTGCCGCAGCAATCGAACACAATGTAGATATTATCGGATTGAGCGGACTGATTACGCCTTCGCTTGACGAGATGGTTTATCTGGCAAAAGAGTTAGACAAACAAGGCATTAAAATTCCGATTATGATCGGGGGAGCAACGACTTCACGTGCGCATACCGCGGTGAAAATTGCGCCACAATACAGAGAAACCGTAATTCACGTAAACGATGCTTCAAGAGCCGTAACTGTTGCCGGAAATCTGTTAGATCATAACCGAAAAATATACGCGAGCGATATTCGTGCAGAATACGATTCTTTTAGAGAAACGTTCTTAAACCGTTCAAGAGACAAAAATTTCTTAACGATCGAGCAAGCCCGTAAAAATAAATTACAATTGGATTGGGAAGAATACAAACCCGTAACGCCAAAAGTAATCGGTAAACAAATTGTCGAAGTAGAACTGGACGTTTTGGTACCCTACATTGACTGGACACCGTTTTTTAGAACCTGGGAATTGTTCGGAAAATATCCGGCCATTTTAACCGATGAGGTAGTTGGAAAAGAAGCAACATCTGTTTTTGCAGATGCTCAGGCCATGTTGAAAGTAATTTTAGAAGAGAAAAAATTATCTGCAAAAGGGATTTACGGAATTTTTCCATGCAACCAGGTAGATGATGATGATATTGAATTGCGTGATGAAAACGGAAAAGTGTTGGAGAAATTCTTAACACTTCGTCAGCAGTCGCAAAAAACGAAAGGAGCACCAAACATTGCTTTGTCGGATTTTATTTTGCCAAAAGATTCCGGAGTTACCGATTATATGGGCGCTTTCTGTGTGACAACAGGTTTTGGAGTAGACGAGTGGGCTGCCGAATTCGAGAGAGATTTAGACGATTACAACTCGATTATGGTAAAAGCATTGGCCGATCGTTTTGCTGAAGCTTTCGCCGAATATTTACACGAGCAGGTTCGTATGGCTTATTGGGGTTATGATCCCGGCGAAACCTTATCAAAAGAAGATTTGATCGAAGAAAACTATAAAGGAATTCGCCCGGCTCCGGGATATCCAGCATGTCCGGATCACTTAGAGAAACCAACAATTTGGAAACTTCTAAATGTAGCCGAAGAAATTGGAGTAACCTTAACCGAAAGTATGGCGATGTGGCCGGCTTCATCTGTATCAGGATATTATTTCGGAAACCCAAAAAGTAAATATTTTGGACTAGGAAAAATAAAAGAAGATCAGGTTATTGATTATGCCAAAAGAAGAAGTGTACCAACCGATTATGCCATGAAGTGGCTTAATCCAAACATAGCAGATTAG
- the metF gene encoding methylenetetrahydrofolate reductase [NAD(P)H], with translation MKVTEHIENAKGKTLFSFEIIPPQKGKSIQDLYDNIDPLMEFNPPFIDVTTSREEYIYIDKGNGLLDKKLTRMRPGTLGICASIKHKYNVDTVPHLLCGGFTQEETEYMLVDCHYLGINNLMALRGDAMKDEQSFVPKAGGNSFAIDLVKQINELNQGKYLHEVMDIDNKADFCIGVAGYPEKHLESPSLQSDLRRLKEKVDAGADYVVTQMFFDNAKYFEFVAKAREMGITVPIIPGIKPIAVQKHLQILPQIFRIDLPEDLIHAVDQCKNNAEIKQVGVEWAIQQSLELKAAGVPVLHYYSMGKSENIRQIASHIF, from the coding sequence ATGAAAGTAACAGAACATATAGAAAACGCTAAGGGAAAAACATTATTTTCATTTGAAATTATTCCGCCTCAAAAAGGAAAAAGTATTCAGGATTTGTATGATAATATCGATCCGTTGATGGAGTTTAATCCGCCGTTTATTGATGTGACCACTTCACGCGAAGAGTACATTTATATCGATAAAGGGAATGGACTTTTAGACAAAAAACTGACTCGTATGCGTCCGGGTACACTTGGAATTTGCGCTTCTATAAAACATAAATATAATGTTGATACTGTACCGCACTTGCTTTGTGGCGGATTTACACAGGAAGAAACAGAATACATGCTGGTAGATTGTCATTATTTAGGAATCAATAATTTAATGGCGCTTCGTGGTGACGCGATGAAGGACGAACAATCCTTTGTGCCAAAAGCAGGAGGAAATAGTTTTGCTATAGATTTAGTAAAACAAATCAATGAGTTAAATCAAGGGAAATACCTGCATGAAGTAATGGATATTGACAACAAAGCTGATTTTTGTATTGGTGTTGCTGGGTATCCGGAGAAACATTTAGAATCTCCTTCTTTACAATCTGATTTAAGAAGATTAAAAGAAAAAGTAGATGCAGGAGCAGATTACGTAGTAACGCAGATGTTTTTTGACAATGCAAAATACTTCGAATTTGTAGCAAAAGCCAGAGAAATGGGAATTACAGTTCCTATTATTCCGGGGATAAAACCAATTGCCGTACAAAAGCATTTGCAGATTTTGCCACAGATTTTTCGTATTGATCTTCCGGAAGATTTAATTCATGCCGTAGATCAATGTAAAAACAATGCCGAAATCAAACAAGTAGGAGTAGAGTGGGCGATCCAACAATCCTTGGAGTTAAAAGCGGCCGGAGTACCTGTATTGCATTATTATTCAATGGGAAAATCAGAAAATATTCGCCAAATAGCGAGTCATATTTTTTAG
- a CDS encoding class I SAM-dependent methyltransferase, with product MKQEELQAIAAQLKHPTGEKGIEMANMMHETNINMTHHSIQNLNVSKENKILELGHGNAGHLEFLMDQAESLVYYGLEMSELMFQEARQINRNYVSQKQAFFLLYDGGVIPATDAFFDKIFTVNTIYFWQKPEELLLEIYRVLKPNGTFCLTFAEESFMKQLPFTEYEFTLYSTEKAQELIEKTAFKMVYKETLTEKIKSKTGELVDRAFTTIVLEK from the coding sequence ATGAAACAAGAAGAATTACAGGCGATAGCCGCTCAGTTAAAACATCCAACAGGAGAAAAAGGAATTGAAATGGCCAACATGATGCATGAAACCAACATCAACATGACGCACCATTCTATTCAAAATCTGAATGTTTCAAAAGAAAATAAAATTCTGGAATTGGGTCACGGAAATGCGGGGCACTTAGAATTTCTAATGGACCAAGCGGAGAGTCTGGTATATTATGGACTCGAAATGTCTGAGTTAATGTTTCAGGAAGCCAGACAAATCAACAGGAATTATGTTTCTCAAAAACAAGCCTTCTTTTTGCTTTACGATGGAGGTGTAATCCCGGCTACTGACGCCTTTTTTGATAAAATCTTCACTGTAAATACGATTTACTTCTGGCAAAAACCGGAAGAATTACTTTTAGAAATTTACAGAGTTCTAAAACCAAACGGAACATTCTGTTTAACCTTTGCAGAAGAAAGTTTCATGAAACAACTTCCGTTTACAGAGTATGAATTTACACTGTACAGCACTGAAAAAGCGCAGGAGTTAATCGAAAAAACAGCTTTTAAAATGGTCTACAAAGAAACGCTGACCGAAAAAATAAAAAGCAAAACAGGCGAATTAGTCGACAGAGCTTTTACAACTATTGTGTTAGAAAAATAA
- a CDS encoding dicarboxylate/amino acid:cation symporter, giving the protein MEVKKINFLKSYSSILLLLGGIIAGSILGLLFGKDVEVIKPLGDIFLNLLFTAIIPLIFFTIASSIANLEKTEKLGRLFVIMVLVFLGTLLISAIVMIVAVYIFPIHQDIIISKVPLENIKSGSIGEQIAQLVTVNDFFELLSRKSMLALIIFSFLIGFASLQSGEKGSSFRSFLDSGNEVMKQLLNLIMKLAPIGLGAYFAYQVGVFGPQLFGVYAKPLGIYYGACIFYFFTFFSLYAFIAGGKRAFVVFWSNNITPALTAVGTCSSIATIPANLEAAEKMNIPNHVRNLVIPLGAPLHKDGSSMSSILKITVLFAMFGKDFTEPSTILLALGITVIVSIVEGGIPNGGYIGEVLAITVYGLPMEQALPVAMILGTLVDPIATLLNVNGDLICSMMISRFSEKTKW; this is encoded by the coding sequence ATGGAGGTTAAAAAAATCAATTTCCTAAAAAGCTACAGTAGTATTCTATTGCTTTTAGGAGGTATCATTGCAGGAAGTATTTTGGGGTTGTTGTTTGGTAAAGATGTTGAGGTAATCAAACCACTGGGAGACATTTTTCTTAATTTGCTTTTCACGGCAATTATTCCGCTTATTTTCTTTACGATCGCTTCTTCAATTGCCAATTTAGAAAAAACAGAAAAACTAGGGAGACTATTTGTTATTATGGTCCTTGTTTTCCTCGGAACCTTATTGATTTCGGCTATTGTAATGATTGTAGCCGTTTATATTTTTCCGATTCATCAAGATATAATTATTTCCAAAGTTCCATTAGAAAACATAAAATCCGGCAGTATTGGCGAGCAAATTGCACAGTTGGTTACGGTAAATGATTTCTTTGAATTATTGTCCCGAAAAAGTATGCTGGCGCTAATAATTTTCTCTTTTTTAATAGGTTTTGCAAGTTTGCAGTCCGGTGAGAAGGGAAGTAGTTTCAGAAGTTTTTTAGATTCAGGTAATGAAGTGATGAAACAGTTATTGAATCTGATTATGAAACTGGCTCCAATTGGTTTGGGGGCTTATTTTGCCTATCAGGTTGGTGTTTTTGGTCCGCAGTTATTTGGTGTTTATGCAAAGCCTTTGGGGATTTATTATGGAGCATGTATTTTTTATTTCTTTACATTCTTTAGTTTATACGCCTTTATTGCCGGAGGGAAAAGAGCATTTGTGGTATTTTGGAGTAATAATATAACACCCGCTTTGACGGCAGTGGGAACTTGCAGTAGTATTGCGACGATCCCAGCAAATTTGGAAGCGGCAGAAAAAATGAACATTCCGAATCATGTCCGGAACCTGGTCATTCCGCTTGGTGCGCCCTTGCACAAAGACGGATCGAGTATGTCTTCTATACTTAAGATCACGGTTCTTTTTGCCATGTTTGGAAAAGACTTCACAGAACCTTCCACCATTCTTTTAGCATTAGGAATTACAGTAATCGTTTCGATTGTTGAAGGCGGAATCCCAAACGGAGGTTATATAGGCGAGGTTTTAGCCATAACCGTTTATGGACTTCCAATGGAGCAGGCCTTACCGGTAGCGATGATTTTAGGGACACTTGTGGATCCGATTGCGACGCTGCTCAATGTCAATGGTGATTTAATCTGTTCGATGATGATTTCCCGTTTTTCCGAAAAAACCAAATGGTAA
- a CDS encoding pyridoxal phosphate-dependent decarboxylase family protein has protein sequence MNSVLQHDLNNFENILEKAKQHGIGFLNNLENIPTSTKATIEPDRTLNELGLGSLEALKEFNERMAPLMVASPGPRYWGFVTGGSTPASIVGDWLASVYDQNAQSIKAQGGASALIEFETINLLLQLLGLPKSFMGGFVTGATMSNFTSLGVARQWFGAQFGKDFAKNGITETINIFTATPHSSAVKSLAMLGIGSQNYSVIKTLEDNREAIDVVDLEEKIKALNGKPFILISSAGTVNTADFDDFVAIAELKEKHNFWWHIDAAFGAFAAVSDKFKPLVEGWENADSITVDCHKWLNVPYESAFYLIKKDHVNLQIETFQNSNAPYLGNPLENFNYLNVLPENSRRLRALPVWFSLLAYGKEGFCDIVESSASLALHFGNALIEDDSFELLAPIRLNNVCFTLKGDHNQEKVASFLTLLNDGGKVFMTPTVYQNRKGIRASFVNWRTTENDIKIVIEEMRVTLSEI, from the coding sequence ATGAATTCAGTACTTCAGCATGATTTAAACAATTTTGAAAATATACTTGAAAAAGCAAAACAACACGGGATTGGTTTTTTGAATAATCTTGAAAATATCCCGACATCTACTAAAGCGACAATTGAACCGGATCGTACCTTAAACGAATTAGGTTTAGGTTCTTTAGAAGCATTAAAAGAATTCAATGAGCGAATGGCTCCACTAATGGTTGCTTCTCCGGGACCCAGATATTGGGGATTTGTAACGGGAGGATCTACTCCGGCTTCTATTGTTGGCGATTGGTTGGCTTCGGTTTACGATCAAAATGCACAATCGATAAAAGCACAAGGAGGCGCTTCAGCTTTAATAGAGTTTGAAACTATAAATTTGTTATTGCAGTTATTGGGATTGCCAAAATCCTTTATGGGTGGATTTGTAACAGGGGCAACCATGTCTAATTTCACCTCTTTAGGAGTGGCAAGGCAATGGTTTGGAGCTCAATTTGGGAAAGATTTTGCTAAAAACGGAATTACAGAAACTATAAATATCTTTACTGCAACACCACATTCTTCTGCTGTGAAATCGCTGGCGATGCTCGGAATCGGAAGCCAGAATTATAGTGTTATTAAAACGTTGGAAGACAACCGTGAAGCCATCGATGTTGTCGATCTGGAAGAAAAAATTAAAGCCTTAAACGGAAAACCGTTTATCTTAATTTCAAGTGCCGGAACAGTCAATACAGCTGATTTTGATGATTTTGTGGCTATTGCTGAATTGAAAGAAAAACACAACTTCTGGTGGCATATTGATGCTGCCTTTGGTGCTTTTGCAGCTGTTTCAGATAAGTTTAAACCTTTAGTTGAGGGTTGGGAAAATGCGGATAGCATTACCGTTGACTGTCATAAATGGTTAAACGTACCTTATGAAAGTGCTTTTTATTTGATTAAGAAAGACCATGTGAATTTACAAATTGAAACTTTTCAGAATTCTAATGCGCCTTATTTGGGAAATCCGTTGGAGAATTTTAATTATTTGAATGTGTTGCCTGAAAATTCACGTCGTTTAAGAGCGCTTCCGGTTTGGTTTTCTTTATTGGCCTATGGAAAGGAAGGTTTCTGTGATATTGTGGAAAGTAGCGCGTCATTGGCCCTGCACTTTGGAAATGCGCTTATCGAAGATGATAGTTTTGAACTCCTGGCACCGATCCGTCTTAATAATGTTTGTTTTACTTTAAAAGGAGATCACAATCAGGAAAAAGTAGCGTCGTTTTTGACACTGCTAAATGATGGAGGAAAAGTATTTATGACCCCAACCGTATACCAAAACCGAAAAGGAATTCGTGCTTCCTTTGTCAATTGGAGAACAACTGAAAATGATATTAAGATTGTAATTGAAGAAATGAGAGTTACGCTGTCAGAAATATAA
- a CDS encoding TonB-dependent receptor translates to MQINRIVILILVFLTSIQGFSQKNKVNLTGIVLTQSGQPAEGVSVALKGTRYATLTNEKGEYEIAAEPGNYTLSISFVGYKPKLTKISLEESNKEAPSITIEEDTAALDEVQVTGKSKVQRVKEQAFNISSVDLKQLYNTSADLNQVLNTTTGIRVRESGGMGSEFKFSVNGFAGEQVKFFLDGIPMDNYGSSFTLNNIPPTMAERIDVYKGVVPIELGGDALGGAINIVSNRSVKRFLDASYSFGSFNTHKFSVNTRFTSKKGVVTNILAFGNYSDNSFEVDARIPDSFSGVYGPVQKLKHFHDGYKQGAVMAEVGVKDKKYADYLMFGAAISANKKEIQQGATMLRVVGDAFTDSQNFVPSLKYKKTNLFTKGLTASLAASYNISRDRVVDTSSARYDWSGNYSIKSYESGGEINSVKTLMVFNIKSLQSNANLKYELNENNAFAFNYTILNYKRKEDNEYSEKDSPREPFVNKNILGLSYNLTALENRFSYTVFTKMFDLKGEIKKQDGSIAKPMFNDIGYGTAAAYFIIPEEFQIKASYEHAFRLPSALELLGDGGYRINPNPDLKREVSDNVNLGFAYKKTFGVHSLGLETSFIYRQGNNFIQSGIDPTDATKSLSRNFKNIQVTGVDGVVHYGYKEWFTFDANATYQKKLNMDDSAQPDTNQRNDLYKTQVPNEPILYGNGNLGFHFKQLKFKDDFLTFNLSTTYSDSYYLRPPTLGGENKKEIPEQLYYSAALAYTLKNGRYNIAFECHDITDVMLFDYYNVQKPGRSFTMKLRYFFM, encoded by the coding sequence ATGCAAATAAATAGAATAGTAATCTTGATATTGGTTTTCCTGACTTCAATACAAGGTTTCTCACAAAAAAACAAAGTAAACTTAACGGGTATTGTTCTAACACAAAGTGGTCAGCCGGCAGAAGGTGTTTCAGTTGCATTAAAGGGAACGCGTTATGCTACTTTAACCAATGAAAAAGGGGAATATGAAATTGCTGCCGAACCGGGTAACTATACACTATCAATAAGTTTTGTTGGATATAAACCTAAACTAACAAAAATAAGCTTGGAAGAATCCAATAAAGAGGCTCCAAGTATAACGATAGAAGAAGATACCGCTGCTTTGGATGAAGTTCAGGTGACCGGAAAATCTAAAGTGCAACGTGTCAAAGAACAAGCGTTTAATATTTCTTCTGTTGATTTAAAACAATTGTACAATACATCTGCTGATTTGAACCAGGTTTTAAACACAACTACGGGTATCCGTGTGCGTGAATCAGGAGGTATGGGGTCAGAATTTAAATTTTCTGTGAATGGTTTTGCAGGTGAACAAGTTAAGTTTTTCCTCGATGGAATTCCAATGGATAATTATGGTTCTTCCTTTACCTTGAATAATATTCCTCCAACGATGGCAGAGCGAATCGATGTTTATAAGGGTGTAGTTCCAATTGAGTTGGGAGGCGACGCGTTAGGAGGAGCAATAAATATTGTTAGCAACAGAAGTGTAAAACGTTTCTTGGATGCTTCATACAGTTTTGGTTCGTTTAACACGCATAAATTTTCAGTGAATACCAGATTTACAAGTAAAAAGGGTGTAGTGACGAATATTCTTGCTTTCGGTAATTATTCTGATAACAGTTTTGAAGTTGATGCGCGCATTCCCGATTCTTTTTCAGGAGTATATGGGCCAGTACAAAAACTAAAACATTTTCATGATGGTTATAAACAGGGAGCTGTTATGGCCGAAGTAGGTGTTAAAGATAAAAAATATGCAGACTATTTAATGTTCGGAGCAGCTATAAGTGCTAATAAAAAAGAAATTCAGCAGGGAGCTACAATGTTAAGAGTTGTTGGTGATGCATTTACAGATAGCCAGAATTTTGTTCCCTCTTTAAAGTATAAAAAGACAAATTTATTTACTAAAGGTTTAACAGCAAGTTTGGCTGCTTCTTATAACATTTCGCGAGATCGTGTAGTAGATACTTCATCGGCGCGATATGATTGGTCTGGCAATTATTCAATAAAAAGTTATGAAAGTGGAGGGGAAATTAATTCGGTTAAAACTTTAATGGTGTTTAATATCAAATCACTTCAAAGTAATGCCAATTTAAAATACGAGTTAAATGAGAATAATGCTTTTGCTTTTAACTATACAATTTTAAACTACAAGCGTAAAGAAGATAATGAGTATTCAGAGAAAGATTCTCCCAGAGAGCCTTTTGTTAATAAAAATATTCTAGGTCTATCTTATAATTTAACTGCGCTGGAAAATAGGTTTTCGTATACTGTGTTTACAAAAATGTTTGACTTAAAAGGTGAAATTAAAAAACAAGACGGGAGTATAGCAAAACCGATGTTTAATGATATCGGATATGGTACTGCGGCTGCCTATTTTATTATTCCGGAAGAATTTCAGATTAAAGCTTCTTATGAGCATGCTTTCAGATTGCCTTCGGCTCTTGAATTATTGGGTGATGGAGGATATAGAATAAATCCAAACCCTGATCTTAAAAGAGAAGTTAGTGACAATGTTAATCTTGGTTTTGCTTATAAAAAGACCTTTGGTGTACACTCTTTAGGATTAGAAACCAGTTTTATTTACCGTCAGGGTAATAATTTTATACAATCCGGGATTGATCCAACTGATGCTACTAAAAGTTTAAGCAGGAACTTTAAAAATATTCAGGTTACCGGTGTTGATGGTGTTGTTCATTATGGCTATAAAGAGTGGTTTACTTTCGATGCAAACGCTACTTACCAAAAGAAATTGAATATGGATGATTCCGCTCAGCCGGATACAAATCAAAGAAACGATTTATATAAGACACAAGTGCCGAATGAGCCTATTTTATATGGAAACGGTAATTTAGGGTTTCATTTTAAGCAATTGAAATTTAAGGACGACTTCCTTACTTTTAACTTGTCGACTACTTATTCTGATAGTTATTATTTACGTCCTCCAACTCTGGGAGGAGAAAACAAAAAAGAAATTCCGGAACAACTTTATTATTCAGCAGCTTTGGCTTATACCCTTAAAAATGGGCGTTACAATATTGCTTTTGAATGTCATGATATTACCGATGTAATGTTATTTGATTACTATAATGTGCAAAAACCGGGAAGATCGTTTACAATGAAGTTGAGATATTTCTTCATGTAG
- a CDS encoding DUF4374 domain-containing protein, whose protein sequence is MKTIKSKNLLAVLLLSATLFSCSSDDSKSDQVPTTEDGSKYVLGYQTATWNSNYMWSFESLDQLMTGTIDMTGKGIEQGGSYIPLANTMFACDNEVEGAAPFYLNSASKLVAGNRVFIESTFAYGVTDDNKLLIVGASWGGTSTDNELIIYDPAKEAITGRKFNNFTTTTGRFDFPTGVTVVGDKVFVSVFDRDASENWDIDQKKAYIRVYDYPSLNFVKRIADPRTTAVGMYYTNTGIIRTDSGNVYTFSSNAKAGGYNSIAESHSGILRINKGQTEFDASYFFDLEASSIGGKVLAAYPLGGEKAYIVYVPTADDTASWGFLNHTSYKFKSAIIDLPSKKVTQVTGLPGHAGDSYFGVGSLYTEGGNAYKAFVTKEEVRIYKINLETGVATAGAKVTGGGTDISAITKLKPRK, encoded by the coding sequence ATGAAAACAATTAAAAGTAAAAATCTATTAGCAGTATTGTTACTGTCTGCTACACTATTTTCATGTAGTAGCGACGATTCAAAGTCAGATCAGGTGCCCACTACAGAAGATGGTAGTAAATATGTTTTAGGTTATCAGACAGCAACCTGGAATAGTAATTATATGTGGAGTTTCGAATCATTAGACCAGTTAATGACAGGAACTATCGACATGACCGGAAAAGGAATTGAGCAAGGAGGTTCTTATATTCCTCTTGCCAATACAATGTTTGCTTGTGATAATGAAGTAGAAGGAGCTGCTCCGTTTTATTTAAATAGTGCAAGTAAGTTAGTAGCAGGAAACCGTGTTTTTATCGAATCTACTTTTGCTTACGGTGTTACAGATGATAATAAATTATTAATTGTTGGTGCCTCTTGGGGAGGAACTTCAACAGATAATGAATTAATTATTTATGACCCTGCAAAAGAAGCTATTACAGGTCGTAAATTTAATAATTTCACAACAACTACAGGACGTTTTGATTTCCCTACAGGTGTAACCGTAGTTGGTGATAAAGTATTTGTATCTGTATTTGACAGAGATGCAAGTGAAAATTGGGATATTGATCAAAAAAAGGCGTACATCAGAGTTTACGATTACCCATCTTTAAACTTTGTGAAAAGAATTGCTGACCCACGTACAACTGCTGTTGGTATGTATTACACTAACACAGGTATTATTCGTACTGATTCAGGTAACGTGTATACTTTTTCATCAAATGCTAAAGCAGGAGGTTATAACTCGATAGCAGAGTCACATTCCGGAATTCTTCGTATTAACAAAGGTCAAACAGAATTTGATGCTTCTTATTTCTTTGATCTTGAAGCAAGTTCAATTGGAGGTAAAGTGTTAGCTGCCTATCCGCTTGGAGGAGAAAAAGCGTATATCGTTTATGTACCTACAGCAGACGATACCGCTTCATGGGGATTCCTTAATCACACTTCTTATAAATTTAAGTCGGCAATTATAGATTTACCATCTAAAAAAGTAACTCAGGTAACAGGATTGCCTGGACATGCAGGTGATAGTTATTTTGGTGTTGGAAGTTTATACACTGAAGGAGGTAATGCTTACAAAGCTTTTGTAACAAAAGAGGAGGTTCGTATATACAAAATTAACCTTGAAACTGGTGTAGCAACAGCGGGAGCAAAAGTAACCGGAGGAGGAACTGACATCTCAGCGATTACAAAATTGAAGCCTAGAAAATAA